The Primulina eburnea isolate SZY01 chromosome 6, ASM2296580v1, whole genome shotgun sequence genome contains a region encoding:
- the LOC140834047 gene encoding transcription factor MYB59-like isoform X2 yields the protein MVKEDAKKGPWTEQEDVQLVFYVKLFGDRRWDFIANVSGLKRTGKSCRLRWVNYLNPGLKRGKMTANEEKLVVELHKKWGNRWSRIARKLPGRTDNEIKNYWRTHMRKEAQEKRKKGISSSSSSSNSSSSSSGSKSPTVESTPGTETKECSFYDMGGLDFLVDMGKKKAVLELEDGSNTMDEIFNYLDFNEGNCNLTYQTVASPIWDYCPNDTLWTMDENESKMFMQPMGDLFHSFPFCNNMIG from the exons atgGTGAAAGAAGATGCAAAAAAGGGTCCCTGGACTGAACAAGAAGATGTCCAGCTTGTGTTTTACGTGAAGTTGTTTGGGGATCGTCGATGGGATTTCATAGCTAATGTTTCAG GTCTGAAAAGAACTGGGAAAAGTTGCAGGTTGCGTTGGGTTAATTATCTGAATCCTGGGCTGAAAAGGGGGAAGATGACAGCCAATGAAGAGAAACTCGTTGTTGAGCTTCATAAGAAATGGGGAAACAG GTGGTCGAGAATTGCTCGAAAATTGCCCGGTCGCACCGACAATGAAATTAAGAACTATTGGAGGACTCACATGAGAAAAGAGGCTCAAGAAAAGAGGAAAAAGGGAATATCTTCGTCTTCATCATCTTCCAACTCTTCCTCATCCTCCTCCGGATCCAAGAGCCCCACCGTCGAATCTACGCCAGGTACTGAGACTAAGGAATGCAGCTTTTACGACATGGGAGGGCTTGATTTTCTTGTTGACATGGGCAAAAAGAAGGCTGTCTTAGAGTTAGAAGATGGCTCCAACACTATGGATGAAATATTCAATTATCTTGATTTTAATGAAGGAAATTGCAATCTTACATACCAAACAGTGGCCTCTCCGATATGGGATTATTGCCCAAATGACACTTTGTGGACTATGGATGAAAACGAAAGCAAGATGTTCATGCAGCCAATGGGCGATCTCTTTCATTCTTTCCCTTTTTGCAACAATATGATAGGCTAA
- the LOC140834047 gene encoding transcription factor MYB59-like isoform X1 has protein sequence MVKEDAKKGPWTEQEDVQLVFYVKLFGDRRWDFIANVSGLKVAGDRSIHRLRWVNYLNPGLKRGKMTANEEKLVVELHKKWGNRWSRIARKLPGRTDNEIKNYWRTHMRKEAQEKRKKGISSSSSSSNSSSSSSGSKSPTVESTPGTETKECSFYDMGGLDFLVDMGKKKAVLELEDGSNTMDEIFNYLDFNEGNCNLTYQTVASPIWDYCPNDTLWTMDENESKMFMQPMGDLFHSFPFCNNMIG, from the exons atgGTGAAAGAAGATGCAAAAAAGGGTCCCTGGACTGAACAAGAAGATGTCCAGCTTGTGTTTTACGTGAAGTTGTTTGGGGATCGTCGATGGGATTTCATAGCTAATGTTTCAGGTTTGAAGGTGGCGGGAGACAGATCAATACATAG GTTGCGTTGGGTTAATTATCTGAATCCTGGGCTGAAAAGGGGGAAGATGACAGCCAATGAAGAGAAACTCGTTGTTGAGCTTCATAAGAAATGGGGAAACAG GTGGTCGAGAATTGCTCGAAAATTGCCCGGTCGCACCGACAATGAAATTAAGAACTATTGGAGGACTCACATGAGAAAAGAGGCTCAAGAAAAGAGGAAAAAGGGAATATCTTCGTCTTCATCATCTTCCAACTCTTCCTCATCCTCCTCCGGATCCAAGAGCCCCACCGTCGAATCTACGCCAGGTACTGAGACTAAGGAATGCAGCTTTTACGACATGGGAGGGCTTGATTTTCTTGTTGACATGGGCAAAAAGAAGGCTGTCTTAGAGTTAGAAGATGGCTCCAACACTATGGATGAAATATTCAATTATCTTGATTTTAATGAAGGAAATTGCAATCTTACATACCAAACAGTGGCCTCTCCGATATGGGATTATTGCCCAAATGACACTTTGTGGACTATGGATGAAAACGAAAGCAAGATGTTCATGCAGCCAATGGGCGATCTCTTTCATTCTTTCCCTTTTTGCAACAATATGATAGGCTAA